One window of the Gemmatimonadota bacterium genome contains the following:
- a CDS encoding acyl-CoA dehydrogenase, with protein sequence MIHVILVFSLAVGLAFVLFYQGLAYWAWIFPGAILLAGLAWTGALAPLVFLVLSGIFAGAALVFGVSELRRPLMSSWIIRLVAPLMPRIGETERIALEAGTVWWDGELFSGNPDWRKIVDFIPRELTQRERAFLDGPVEELCSNVHEWEVIQAGDLSPETWDFIKRHNFFGMIIPEEYGGLGFSAAAHSAVIVKLASRSVTTAVTVMVPNSLGPAELLLHYGTEAQKRYYLPRLARGEEIPCFALTGPEAGSDAAATQSVGVVCRGAYDGKEVLGMRLTWRKRYITLGPVATLIGLAFRLRDPDGLLGEREDLGITCALIPADLPGIEIGARHDPMGVPFHNGPNSGTDVFVPLDFIIGGRENGGEGWRMLMESLAAGRSISLPALAVASAQAATRTVGAYATVREQFDTPIGRFEGIEEPLARIGGLTYLMNATRVVIAGAVDAGEKPSVLSAVAKAYLTGAMRQVVTDAMDIRAGAAICRGPRNILANAYQAVPIGITVEGANILTRSMIVYGQGAIRGHPYAQEEMRAVAEGDLPRFDRAFWAHVGHVASTTVRALVLGLTNGRLTHAPVDGGVGHYFGRLTRMSAAFALISEGAMATLGGQLKRREKISGRLADALAWLFIASASLNRFINTGRPACDLPFIQWSCLHALHEIETALVGVVENLPNRPAAWALRLLAFPLGARQRPPDDKLGEALARSLLEDRQACLSFTSDIYSPRADEPGLGRLEDALRHAVEAHAVETKVRDAVRAGLLDRAPGDMLLDRAVALGVIDENERRQVLEADRIRDEVIQVDSFDPVTYGSLRR encoded by the coding sequence ATGATCCACGTCATTCTTGTTTTTTCGCTCGCAGTTGGATTGGCTTTCGTCCTCTTTTACCAGGGCCTTGCTTACTGGGCCTGGATTTTCCCCGGTGCCATCCTACTCGCCGGACTAGCTTGGACAGGTGCGTTGGCGCCCCTGGTGTTTCTTGTCCTTTCAGGGATCTTCGCCGGCGCCGCTCTCGTCTTCGGGGTGTCCGAGCTTCGGCGCCCCCTCATGAGCTCCTGGATCATCCGGCTCGTCGCGCCCCTGATGCCCCGGATCGGCGAGACGGAACGAATCGCCCTCGAGGCCGGCACCGTCTGGTGGGATGGCGAACTCTTCTCCGGCAATCCCGACTGGCGCAAGATCGTCGACTTCATCCCCCGTGAACTGACACAGAGGGAGCGGGCCTTCCTGGATGGCCCGGTCGAGGAGCTCTGCTCAAATGTGCATGAATGGGAGGTGATCCAGGCGGGTGATCTCTCCCCCGAGACCTGGGACTTCATCAAACGGCACAATTTTTTCGGAATGATCATCCCGGAGGAATATGGCGGCCTCGGATTTTCCGCCGCCGCCCACTCCGCCGTCATCGTAAAGTTGGCCAGCCGGAGCGTGACGACCGCGGTGACGGTCATGGTGCCCAACTCACTCGGACCGGCCGAGCTCCTCCTCCACTACGGGACCGAGGCGCAAAAGCGTTATTACCTCCCGCGACTCGCTCGGGGAGAGGAAATCCCCTGCTTCGCCCTGACCGGTCCCGAAGCCGGGAGCGACGCCGCCGCCACGCAGAGTGTCGGGGTCGTGTGCCGCGGTGCCTATGATGGGAAGGAAGTGCTCGGAATGCGGCTCACCTGGCGGAAGCGGTACATCACGCTTGGGCCCGTGGCCACCCTGATCGGGCTTGCCTTTCGACTGCGGGATCCAGACGGACTCCTGGGTGAGCGAGAAGATCTCGGGATCACCTGTGCCCTGATTCCCGCGGATCTTCCCGGCATCGAGATCGGCGCCCGGCACGACCCCATGGGCGTGCCATTTCACAACGGCCCAAACTCCGGAACCGACGTATTCGTTCCGCTCGACTTCATCATCGGGGGTCGGGAGAACGGAGGGGAGGGTTGGCGGATGCTCATGGAGAGCCTCGCGGCCGGTCGGTCCATCTCGCTCCCGGCGCTGGCGGTTGCCTCCGCGCAGGCGGCGACCCGGACGGTCGGAGCCTATGCGACCGTCCGCGAGCAGTTCGACACGCCGATCGGACGATTCGAGGGGATCGAGGAGCCGCTGGCTCGGATCGGTGGGCTCACCTACCTGATGAACGCCACGAGAGTCGTGATCGCCGGAGCGGTGGACGCCGGTGAAAAACCGTCGGTTCTTTCAGCCGTCGCCAAGGCATATCTCACGGGCGCGATGCGCCAGGTCGTGACTGACGCGATGGACATTCGTGCGGGCGCCGCCATCTGCCGGGGGCCCCGGAACATCTTGGCGAACGCCTACCAGGCGGTACCGATCGGCATCACCGTCGAAGGCGCGAACATCCTAACCCGGTCCATGATCGTTTATGGGCAAGGCGCGATTCGTGGCCACCCCTATGCCCAGGAAGAGATGCGGGCGGTAGCGGAAGGCGACCTTCCCCGATTCGACCGCGCGTTCTGGGCGCACGTCGGCCACGTGGCTTCGACTACGGTCCGCGCTCTCGTGCTGGGGCTGACCAACGGAAGGCTCACGCACGCCCCCGTGGACGGCGGCGTGGGGCATTACTTCGGGCGGCTGACCCGGATGAGCGCGGCCTTCGCCCTCATCTCGGAAGGTGCGATGGCCACCCTGGGGGGCCAGCTCAAGCGCCGCGAGAAGATCAGTGGGCGCCTGGCGGACGCACTGGCATGGTTGTTCATCGCGTCCGCCTCGCTCAACCGATTTATCAACACGGGCCGGCCCGCCTGCGACCTTCCGTTTATCCAGTGGTCCTGTTTGCACGCGTTGCACGAGATCGAGACCGCCCTCGTTGGAGTGGTCGAAAACCTCCCGAACAGGCCGGCGGCTTGGGCGCTCCGGCTCCTGGCTTTTCCGCTCGGAGCGCGCCAGCGGCCGCCCGACGACAAGCTTGGAGAAGCGCTCGCCCGCAGCCTCCTGGAAGATCGGCAAGCCTGCCTGTCTTTCACGAGCGACATCTATTCTCCGCGGGCGGATGAGCCCGGTCTGGGCCGCCTCGAAGACGCGCTTCGCCATGCGGTGGAAGCCCATGCGGTCGAGACCAAGGTCCGTGACGCGGTGCGCGCGGGTCTCTTGGATCGAGCCCCCGGGGACATGCTCCTCGATCGCGCGGTGGCGCTCGGCGTCATCGACGAGAATGAGCGGCGGCAGGTTTTGGAGGCCGACAGGATACGGGACGAGGTGATTCAGGTGGACTCCTTCGATCCGGTGACTTACGGGTCGCTTCGACGATAG
- a CDS encoding acetyl-CoA C-acyltransferase: protein MRSGAPRRVVVVGGARTPFAKAGTALKDVSALDLSVHAVTGLLAKTGIDPGSVEELAFGITLVDPRIPHLAREVVFSSDLPSSVRALTVTDNCITGTSGITAIWDSIALGRAESGIAGGVESMSNPPILFGRRGSRIFLEAGSARGTAARLRALARLRPLDFKPRLPGVNEPSTGLSMGEHTELMVKEWKISRETQDRIAFRSHERAQRATEDGRLPAEIHPLNGIDRDLLVRKDTSMEKLSALPPVFDRGGSGTITAGNSSPLTDGAAAVLLMSEDRARRENLEPLAFLRAVEVSAIDPRDGLLMGPGVAVPRLLRRTGLALGDMGVIEVHEAFGGQVACNLKAWEEGWKEPAIGRVDTDRLNPLGSSIAVGHPFSATGARIVTTLVHELKRRDARYGLVSICAAGAQAAAMILERQ, encoded by the coding sequence ATGAGATCGGGTGCCCCCAGAAGAGTCGTGGTTGTCGGCGGCGCGAGGACTCCCTTCGCCAAGGCCGGGACCGCCCTCAAGGACGTTTCGGCCCTGGATCTCAGCGTCCACGCGGTGACCGGACTCCTGGCGAAGACGGGGATCGACCCGGGCTCCGTAGAGGAACTTGCCTTTGGGATCACCCTGGTCGACCCGAGAATTCCCCACCTGGCGCGGGAAGTCGTGTTCTCGAGCGACCTTCCCTCGAGCGTCCGGGCGCTGACGGTGACCGACAACTGCATCACGGGGACGTCGGGGATCACGGCGATCTGGGACTCGATCGCGCTCGGGCGTGCCGAATCGGGAATCGCCGGTGGAGTTGAGTCCATGTCGAACCCTCCGATCCTCTTCGGGCGTCGCGGAAGCCGGATCTTTCTCGAGGCCGGGTCGGCCAGAGGTACGGCGGCCCGACTCCGCGCGCTGGCGAGGCTCCGGCCTCTGGATTTCAAGCCCAGACTTCCCGGAGTCAATGAGCCCTCGACCGGCCTTTCCATGGGCGAGCACACGGAGCTCATGGTCAAGGAGTGGAAGATTTCGCGGGAAACACAGGACCGGATCGCCTTCCGTAGCCACGAGCGGGCGCAAAGGGCCACAGAGGACGGACGGCTCCCCGCCGAGATCCATCCACTGAATGGAATCGACCGCGACCTGTTGGTCAGGAAGGACACGTCAATGGAGAAACTCTCGGCGCTCCCCCCGGTGTTCGATCGCGGCGGCAGCGGAACGATCACTGCCGGAAACTCGAGTCCGTTGACGGACGGGGCAGCCGCAGTCCTTCTCATGTCCGAAGATCGAGCCCGTCGGGAAAATTTAGAGCCGCTGGCATTCCTCAGGGCGGTCGAGGTCTCGGCCATAGATCCGCGGGACGGCCTTCTCATGGGCCCGGGCGTCGCGGTTCCCCGACTCCTGCGCAGGACGGGGCTGGCGCTGGGAGACATGGGCGTGATCGAGGTGCATGAGGCCTTCGGCGGTCAGGTTGCGTGCAATCTGAAAGCCTGGGAGGAGGGCTGGAAGGAGCCGGCGATCGGCAGAGTCGACACCGATAGGCTCAACCCGCTGGGGAGCTCGATCGCAGTGGGCCACCCCTTTTCCGCCACCGGGGCGCGAATCGTCACGACCCTCGTGCACGAGTTGAAGCGACGCGACGCAAGGTACGGCCTGGTAAGCATATGTGCAGCGGGAGCCCAGGCGGCGGCCATGATCCTCGAACGCCAATGA
- a CDS encoding Rieske 2Fe-2S domain-containing protein, with protein MAPPDWHDLGTVEALSARAVTPVMAGRLRLAVSFRDGEFGVIHGACSHVGGPLGEGTLDGDYLVCPWHHWKYHRCTGKGEPGYEGDAVPRYEVRVREGRVEVDLAGGTRRTRLPHEPHPVAREVEREPGPPRVLGISTTNMEGDHPRYSTSEALLEHGLAFAQRALGTDTRLIRLRELSFRACEGFYSKSAHACTWPCSITQMDPEDQLDRVYEGVVHWADVVLLATPIRWGNASALYYRMIERLNCIQNQVTIANRVLLRNKVASFIITGGQDNVQQVAGQLLGFFAEIGFYFPPFPYVAHSRGWTAEDMENNVREVQESTELREGTEQLVARAVDQALLLLDHEDAPHHFSRGGRKAHRLAKEG; from the coding sequence ATGGCCCCGCCCGATTGGCACGACCTCGGTACCGTGGAGGCGCTCAGCGCCCGAGCGGTCACTCCAGTGATGGCTGGACGTCTTCGTTTGGCTGTCTCGTTTCGCGACGGCGAGTTCGGCGTAATTCACGGAGCCTGTTCCCATGTGGGCGGGCCGCTGGGCGAAGGCACGCTCGACGGCGACTACCTCGTCTGCCCGTGGCATCACTGGAAGTACCATCGTTGCACCGGAAAGGGCGAACCGGGTTATGAGGGCGATGCCGTGCCGCGCTACGAGGTCCGGGTCCGCGAGGGTCGCGTCGAGGTCGATTTGGCCGGCGGCACTCGGCGGACGCGCCTTCCCCATGAACCTCACCCGGTCGCGCGCGAAGTCGAGCGCGAGCCCGGCCCGCCCCGCGTGCTGGGCATCTCGACGACGAACATGGAGGGCGACCATCCGCGTTACTCCACCTCTGAGGCCCTCCTCGAGCATGGCCTGGCCTTTGCCCAACGCGCACTCGGAACCGACACGAGACTGATCCGCTTGCGCGAGCTCAGCTTTCGGGCCTGCGAGGGTTTTTATTCCAAGAGTGCCCATGCCTGCACCTGGCCCTGTTCGATCACCCAGATGGATCCTGAGGATCAACTCGACCGGGTTTACGAGGGTGTCGTGCATTGGGCGGACGTGGTGCTTCTGGCGACGCCCATTCGCTGGGGCAACGCCTCGGCACTGTATTACCGCATGATCGAACGCCTCAACTGCATCCAGAATCAGGTCACGATCGCGAATCGCGTGTTGCTTCGGAACAAGGTGGCTTCCTTCATCATCACGGGCGGTCAGGACAACGTGCAGCAGGTCGCCGGCCAACTTCTCGGCTTCTTCGCCGAGATCGGATTCTACTTTCCGCCCTTTCCCTATGTGGCGCACAGCCGCGGTTGGACCGCCGAAGACATGGAAAACAACGTGCGCGAGGTGCAGGAGAGTACAGAGCTGCGGGAGGGGACGGAACAGCTGGTCGCGCGCGCGGTGGACCAAGCCCTACTTCTTCTCGATCACGAAGATGCGCCGCACCATTTCTCGCGAGGCGGAAGGAAGGCACACCGGCTGGCGAAGGAGGGATAA
- a CDS encoding GDCCVxC domain-containing (seleno)protein translates to MATITCPHCAVPSQAEMPTDACQHFWDCPACGRLVKPQPGDCCVFCSYADRRCPSSTHQ, encoded by the coding sequence ATGGCGACCATCACCTGTCCCCACTGCGCGGTCCCAAGCCAAGCCGAAATGCCGACTGACGCCTGCCAGCACTTCTGGGACTGTCCGGCGTGTGGCCGGCTGGTCAAGCCACAACCTGGGGACTGTTGCGTATTCTGTTCTTACGCGGATCGCCGCTGTCCGAGTTCCACCCACCAGTAA
- a CDS encoding DUF2911 domain-containing protein: MTGLHRTVHGFVLTVALTIPGTVLAQDPPIQTQTPYAEYRVSQPARVTQRMGTTELTIVYNRPVARGRELFGALVPWDSIWNPGADEATRLEVDEEISIEGQALPAGRYSIWAIPGREEWTLIFSRAWDVQHRPYPEGNEVLRLRVRPEEAGHMETLGFYFPMATADSATLALHWGPVRVPIAIRRP; this comes from the coding sequence ATGACCGGATTGCATCGAACTGTCCACGGATTCGTTTTGACCGTCGCCCTCACGATCCCCGGGACGGTCTTGGCCCAGGATCCACCCATCCAGACGCAAACTCCTTACGCCGAGTACCGCGTGAGTCAGCCGGCCCGGGTTACGCAGAGAATGGGCACCACCGAGCTGACCATCGTTTACAATCGCCCGGTCGCCCGCGGTCGTGAATTGTTCGGTGCACTCGTACCGTGGGATTCCATCTGGAATCCGGGTGCGGACGAGGCCACGCGGCTCGAGGTGGACGAGGAAATTTCGATCGAGGGGCAGGCGCTCCCCGCCGGGAGGTACAGCATTTGGGCGATTCCGGGGCGCGAGGAGTGGACGCTCATCTTCAGTCGCGCGTGGGACGTCCAGCACCGCCCCTATCCGGAGGGGAACGAGGTCCTCCGCCTTCGAGTTCGTCCCGAAGAAGCCGGCCATATGGAGACTCTGGGCTTCTACTTCCCGATGGCGACCGCGGATTCCGCGACGCTGGCGCTGCATTGGGGGCCCGTGAGGGTGCCGATTGCGATTCGGCGACCGTGA
- a CDS encoding plastocyanin/azurin family copper-binding protein: protein MISSHGRRTALAVTLIGMAGCGSDSPAAPENTEPVATNAITVRDNFFTPSNVSVPAGETLTWTWAGGDQHNVTWVAAGLPNSPTQSSGAHQVTLSDAVSGTLSYYCTIHGTPTSGMRGLVQVQ from the coding sequence ATGATTTCAAGCCATGGTCGGCGAACGGCGTTGGCGGTTACTCTGATTGGCATGGCGGGTTGCGGCTCGGACTCCCCGGCGGCACCGGAGAACACTGAGCCGGTCGCGACGAACGCCATCACGGTTCGGGATAACTTCTTTACTCCCTCCAATGTCTCCGTGCCCGCAGGGGAGACGCTGACTTGGACCTGGGCGGGAGGCGATCAGCACAACGTGACCTGGGTGGCGGCGGGACTCCCGAACTCGCCCACACAATCCTCGGGAGCCCACCAGGTCACGCTTTCGGACGCGGTGAGCGGAACGTTGAGCTACTACTGTACGATTCACGGCACGCCGACCTCGGGGATGCGAGGTCTGGTCCAGGTGCAATAG